The following proteins are co-located in the Salvelinus fontinalis isolate EN_2023a chromosome 29, ASM2944872v1, whole genome shotgun sequence genome:
- the LOC129827698 gene encoding ras-related protein Rab-6B-like isoform X1, with product MSTTTGGGEFGNPLRKFKLVFLGEQSVGKTSLITRFMYDSFDNTYQATIGIDFLSKTMYLEDRTVRLQLWDTAGQERFRSLIPSYIRDSTIAVVVYDITNLNSFQQTSKWIDDVRTERGSDVIIMLVGNKTDLADKRQITTEEGEQRAKELNVMFIETSAKTGYNVKQLFRRVAAALPGMDSTPEKSKEDMIDIKLEKPPEMAVTESSCSC from the exons ATGTCGACCACGACCGGCGGTGGAGAGTTTGGCAACCCCCTGCGGAAATTCAAGCTCGTATTCTTAGGCGAACAAAGTG TGGGAAAGACATCGCTTATCACCAGGTTTATGTATGACAGCTTTGACAACACCTATCAG GCAACAATTGGCATAGACTTTTTATCGAAAACGATGTATCTGGAAGATCGTACG GTCCGACTCCAGCTCTGGGACACGGCTGGACAGGAGCGTTTCCGTAGTCTCATTCCCAGCTACATCCGCGACTCCACCATTGCTGTGGTGGTTTATGACATCACCA ACCTCAATTCATTCCAGCAAACCTCAAAGTGGATTGATGAtgtcagaacagagagaggaagtgatgtcATTATCATGCTTGTGGGAAACAAAACAGACCTGGCTGATAAAAG ACAGATCACCACGGAAGAGGGCGAGCAGAGAGCTAAGGAACTGAATGTCATGTTCATTGAAACCAGCGCAAAGACTGGCTACAATGTCAAACAG CTGTTTCGCCGTGTTGCCGCAGCCCTACCTGGGATGGACAGCACACCAGAGAAGAGCAAAGAGGACA TGATCGATATCAAACTGGAGAAGCCGCCGGAGATGGCTGTGACGGAGAGCAGCTGCTCCTGCTAG
- the LOC129827698 gene encoding ras-related protein Rab-6A-like isoform X3: MSTTTGGGEFGNPLRKFKLVFLGEQSVGKTSLITRFMYDSFDNTYQATIGIDFLSKTMYLEDRTIRLQLWDTAGQERFRSLIPSYIRDSAAAVVVYDIANLNSFQQTSKWIDDVRTERGSDVIIMLVGNKTDLADKRQITTEEGEQRAKELNVMFIETSAKTGYNVKQLFRRVAAALPGMDSTPEKSKEDMIDIKLEKPPEMAVTESSCSC; encoded by the exons ATGTCGACCACGACCGGCGGTGGAGAGTTTGGCAACCCCCTGCGGAAATTCAAGCTCGTATTCTTAGGCGAACAAAGTG TGGGAAAGACATCGCTTATCACCAGGTTTATGTATGACAGCTTTGACAACACCTATCAG GCAACAATTGGCATAGACTTTTTATCGAAAACGATGTATCTGGAAGATCGTACG ATTCGGCTCCAGCTGTGGGATACAGCCGGGCAGGAGCGGTTCCGCAGTCTCATCCCCAGCTACATCAGAGACTCAGCCGCTGCTGTGGTGGTTTATGACATAGCAA ACCTCAATTCATTCCAGCAAACCTCAAAGTGGATTGATGAtgtcagaacagagagaggaagtgatgtcATTATCATGCTTGTGGGAAACAAAACAGACCTGGCTGATAAAAG ACAGATCACCACGGAAGAGGGCGAGCAGAGAGCTAAGGAACTGAATGTCATGTTCATTGAAACCAGCGCAAAGACTGGCTACAATGTCAAACAG CTGTTTCGCCGTGTTGCCGCAGCCCTACCTGGGATGGACAGCACACCAGAGAAGAGCAAAGAGGACA TGATCGATATCAAACTGGAGAAGCCGCCGGAGATGGCTGTGACGGAGAGCAGCTGCTCCTGCTAG
- the LOC129827698 gene encoding ras-related protein Rab-6A-like isoform X2, which translates to MSTTTGGGEFGNPLRKFKLVFLGEQSVGKTSLITRFMYDSFDNTYQATIGIDFLSKTMYLEDRTVRLQLWDTAGQERFRSLIPSYIRDSTIAVVVYDITNLNSFQQTSKWIDDVRTERGSDVIIMLVGNKTDLADKRQVSVETAERKARELNVMYIETSAKAGYNVKQLFRRVAAALPGMDSTPEKSKEDMIDIKLEKPPEMAVTESSCSC; encoded by the exons ATGTCGACCACGACCGGCGGTGGAGAGTTTGGCAACCCCCTGCGGAAATTCAAGCTCGTATTCTTAGGCGAACAAAGTG TGGGAAAGACATCGCTTATCACCAGGTTTATGTATGACAGCTTTGACAACACCTATCAG GCAACAATTGGCATAGACTTTTTATCGAAAACGATGTATCTGGAAGATCGTACG GTCCGACTCCAGCTCTGGGACACGGCTGGACAGGAGCGTTTCCGTAGTCTCATTCCCAGCTACATCCGCGACTCCACCATTGCTGTGGTGGTTTATGACATCACCA ACCTCAATTCATTCCAGCAAACCTCAAAGTGGATTGATGAtgtcagaacagagagaggaagtgatgtcATTATCATGCTTGTGGGAAACAAAACAGACCTGGCTGATAAAAG ACAAGTGTCTGTAGAGACTGCAGAAAGGAAAGCTCGTGAACTCAATGTGATGTACATAGAGACCAGTGCCAAGGCTGGCTATAACGTCAAACAG CTGTTTCGCCGTGTTGCCGCAGCCCTACCTGGGATGGACAGCACACCAGAGAAGAGCAAAGAGGACA TGATCGATATCAAACTGGAGAAGCCGCCGGAGATGGCTGTGACGGAGAGCAGCTGCTCCTGCTAG
- the LOC129827698 gene encoding ras-related protein Rab-6A-like isoform X4, with protein sequence MSTTTGGGEFGNPLRKFKLVFLGEQSVGKTSLITRFMYDSFDNTYQATIGIDFLSKTMYLEDRTIRLQLWDTAGQERFRSLIPSYIRDSAAAVVVYDIANLNSFQQTSKWIDDVRTERGSDVIIMLVGNKTDLADKRQVSVETAERKARELNVMYIETSAKAGYNVKQLFRRVAAALPGMDSTPEKSKEDMIDIKLEKPPEMAVTESSCSC encoded by the exons ATGTCGACCACGACCGGCGGTGGAGAGTTTGGCAACCCCCTGCGGAAATTCAAGCTCGTATTCTTAGGCGAACAAAGTG TGGGAAAGACATCGCTTATCACCAGGTTTATGTATGACAGCTTTGACAACACCTATCAG GCAACAATTGGCATAGACTTTTTATCGAAAACGATGTATCTGGAAGATCGTACG ATTCGGCTCCAGCTGTGGGATACAGCCGGGCAGGAGCGGTTCCGCAGTCTCATCCCCAGCTACATCAGAGACTCAGCCGCTGCTGTGGTGGTTTATGACATAGCAA ACCTCAATTCATTCCAGCAAACCTCAAAGTGGATTGATGAtgtcagaacagagagaggaagtgatgtcATTATCATGCTTGTGGGAAACAAAACAGACCTGGCTGATAAAAG ACAAGTGTCTGTAGAGACTGCAGAAAGGAAAGCTCGTGAACTCAATGTGATGTACATAGAGACCAGTGCCAAGGCTGGCTATAACGTCAAACAG CTGTTTCGCCGTGTTGCCGCAGCCCTACCTGGGATGGACAGCACACCAGAGAAGAGCAAAGAGGACA TGATCGATATCAAACTGGAGAAGCCGCCGGAGATGGCTGTGACGGAGAGCAGCTGCTCCTGCTAG